One genomic segment of Drosophila melanogaster chromosome 3R includes these proteins:
- the CG6465 gene encoding uncharacterized protein gives MATSKWESDEEIQYFREYLRIPSVHPDPDYAPCVEFLRRQANLMDLPMKVYYPANEQNPVVVLTWKGLNPELPSILLNSHMDVVPVFPENWTHPPFGADIDEEGRIFARGTQDMKSVGMQHLAAVRALKRSGAKFKRTIHISFVADEEMGGRYGMRPFVPTEDFRALNVGFAMDEGLASPDEQLPLFYAERAVWRVYFNISGTAGHGSLLLPNTAGEKLNYIVGKMMEFRRSQVQRLQNNPELVIGDVTTINLTKLGGGVQSNVVPPLLMVCFDCRLALDVDFEEFEANLHKWCADVGGGIEITYEQKQPKVPPTAIDGSNPFWLAFKKATDEMHISIKPQIFTGGTDSRYIRAVGIPALGFSPMNNTPVLLHDHDEFIQADIYLRGVQIFQKIISNIANV, from the exons ATGGCCACCAGCAAGTGGGAATCCGATGAGGAGATACAGTACTTTCGCGAGTATCTGCGCATCCCAAGTGTCCATCCCGATCCGGACTATG CACCATGCGTCGAATTTCTCAGACGACAGGCAAATCTGATGGATCTGCCAATGAAGGTGTATTACCCGGCAAATGAACAGAATCCCGTAGTGGTTTTGACATGGAAGGGACTCAATCCCGAGTTGCCCAGCATTCTGCTGAACTCCCACATGGACGTGGTTCCCGTATTTCCAGAAAACTGGACTCACCCGCCATTTGGAGCCGACATCGATGAGGAGGGTCGCATTTTTGCCAGGGGAACACAAGATATGAAGTCCGTGGGAATGCAGCATCTAGCCGCAGTTAGAGCGCTCAAGAGAAGTGGAGCGAAATTCAAACGAACTATCCACATTTCCTTTGTGGCGG ATGAGGAAATGGGCGGTCGTTATGGCATGAGACCTTTTGTGCCAACTGAAGATTTCCGTGCTCTTAATGTGGGATTTGCAATGGACGAGGGATTGGCTTCACCCGATGAGCAGCTGCCTCTTTTCTATGCAGAACGAGCAGTTTGgc GTGTATATTTCAACATCAGTGGGACTGCTGGTCATGGATCGCTTTTGCTGCCCAATACTGCTGGTGAAAAACTGAACTATATAGTCGGAAAGATGATGGAGTTTCGTAGGAGTCAGGTTCAAAGATTGCAGAATAATCCAGAGTTGGTCATTGGCGATGTAACGACCATTAATTTGACCAAACTCGGTGGCGGAGTTCAGAGCAATGTGGTGCCTCCCTTGCTAATGGTCTGCTTCGATTGTCGTTTGGCTCTAGATGTGGACTTTGAGGAGTTTGAGGCTAAC CTCCACAAATGGTGTGCCGACGTGGGTGGTGGCATCGAGATCACTTACGAACAGAAGCAACCTAAAGTCCCGCCCACCGCCATCGATGGGAGTAATCCCTTCTGGCTTGCTTTCAAGAAAGCTACCGATGAGAT GCACATATCCATCAAACCGCAAATATTTACCGGAGGAACTGATAGCAGATACATTCGTGCCGTTGGCATCCCAGCTTTGGGCTTCTCACCCATGAATAATACACCTGTATTGCTCCACGATCACGATGAGTTCATTCAGGCGGATATCTATTTGCGCGGTGTGCAGATATTTCAGAAAATAATTAGCAACATTGCGAATGTCTAG
- the Phyhd1 gene encoding Phytanoyl-CoA dioxygenase domain containing 1, translated as MHSKLLDELNENGYIVIEDFLTAEEVDSLYQAGRALCLDAPQNNRKIFSTIKQEDAQGKELYFMESGDKVRYFFEKGAVGDEGQLLVDPMIALNKVGHALHVEHPAFNAITFSNRVREICWQLNYNKPAVCQSMYIYKNPGVGGEVTPHQDSWFLHTDPNSAVGFWLALEDCTLQNGCLQFIKGSHKSGVHRRYLRNPDKDASELMVYDRAAPIYPQSSFTPMQVSKGTCILIHGNVVHKSEPNRSQKSRHAYTFHVIETENNVKYSEDNWLQAPKDKPFPVLFERKA; from the exons ATGCACAGCAAATTGTTGGACGAG CTGAATGAAAACGGCTACATTGTCATCGAGGACTTCCTCACTGCCGAGGAAGTGGACTCACTGTACCAGGCGGGAAGAGCTCTGTGCCTGGATGCTCCGCAGAACAACAGGAAGATCTTCAGCACCATAAAGCAGGAGGATGCACAGGGAAAGGAGCTGTACTTCATGGAGTCGGGAGACAAAGTGCGTTACTTCTTCGAAAAGGGGGCGGTGGGAGATGAGGGCCAGCTGCTGGTGGATCCCATGATCGCCCTCAACAAAGTGGGGCATGCTCTGCACGTGGAGCATCCTGCCTTCAATGCCATCACCTTTAGCAACCGAGTTCGGGAGATCTGCTGGCAGTTGAACTACAATAAGCCGGCCGTCTGTCAAAGTATGTACATCTACAAGAATCCGGGAGTGGGTGGCGAGGTGACGCCCCATCAGGACTCGTGGTTCCTGCACACGGATCCCAACTCGGCAGTGGGCTTTTGGCTGGCCCTCGAGGACTGCACCCTGCAGAATGGTTGCCTGCAGTTCATCAAGGGATCACACAAGAGTGGAGTCCACAGGCGCTACCTTCGCAATCCCGACAAGGATGCCAGCGAACTGATGGTCTACGATCGGGCAGCTCCCATTTATCCGCAGTCCAGCTTCACGCCAATGCAAGTCAGCAAGG GCACCTGCATTCTAATCCACGGAAATGTGGTGCACAAGAGTGAGCCGAATCGCTCGCAAAAGAGTCGCCACGCCTACACTTTCCACGTCATCGAGACTGAGAACAACGTCAAGTATTCGGAGGACAATTGGCTGCAGGCGCCGAAGGATAAGCCATTCCCTGTCCTCTTCGAACGCAAGGCCTAA
- the Skel gene encoding skeletor, isoform B → MLAMKDKPWLLLFGLLAALSCLASFGDAAYPYYGTKIGALTRLHHGVSGDVYAVDSRTIFIKKFNYDGEAPAAYFYVGNTARPSNEGAARLRDERGGTASLTRRYRNKDVTLSLPEGKTLRDIKWFSVWCDEFAVNFGDVSIPPNLDFPRPQKISALRGVHGVSSDNIVIVDAQTLLVPNFSYDGEAPDAKFWVGRGQRPTSDGLRIPDENGKENPLRRYERKTIVLTLPEDLTIFDIGHFGVWCEAFTVDFGHVRLPEGLNVPPSLKMLGISPQVKKNASQILSELQR, encoded by the exons ATGTTGGCAATGAAGGATAAGCCTTGGCTGCTGCTATTTGGCCTATTGGCCGCATTAAGCT gCCTAGCCAGCTTTGGAGATGCCGCCTACCCCTATTATGGCACCAAGATCGGAGCCCTGACCCGCCTGCACCACGGTGTCTCCGGCGATGTGTACGCCGTCGATTCCCGCACCATCTTCATCAAGAAGTTCAATTACGACGGCGAGGCGCCAGCTGCCTACTTCTATGTGGGGAATACTGCACGGCCAAGTAATGAAGGTGCCGCCCGGCTGAGGGACGAAAGGGGCGGGACCGCCTCCCTGACCCGCCGTTACAGGAACAAGGACGTCACACTGTCGCTGCCCGAGGGCAAAACACTGCGCGACATCAAATGGTTCTCGGTGTGGTGCGATGAGTTCGCGGTGAATTTCGGTGACGTTTCCATTCCGCCCAACTTGGACTTCCCGCGGCCACAGAAGATCAGCGCTCTGAGGGGCGTCCATGGTGTCTCCTCCGACAACATTGTCATCGTGGACGCCCAAACGCTGCTGGTGCCCAACTTTAGCTACGACGGAGAGGCGCCAG ATGCCAAATTCTGGGTGGGTCGTGGCCAGCGGCCCACTTCCGACGGCCTGAGGATTCCGGACGAGAATGGCAAGGAGAACCCGCTGCGTCGCTACGAGCGCAAGACAATCGTGCTGACCCTGCCCGAGGACCTGACCATCTTCGACATTGGTCACTTTGGCGTTTGGTGCGAGGCCTTCACCGTGGATTTTGGCCACGTTCGCCTGCCGGAGGGCCTGAATGTGCCGCCCTCCCTGAAGATGCTCGGAATCAGTCCTCAGGTAAAGAAGAACGCCAGCCAGATCTTAAGCGAGCTGCAGCGCTGA